From one Phocaeicola salanitronis DSM 18170 genomic stretch:
- a CDS encoding MFS transporter translates to MMDVRSLGLPVRRWVPDWLAVAALFIVILPVLMVNGAYTGSMLEVSNTLGTNTEDITMAYYAASAGMAIGYPIVPKVLSAFPAKPLLLADLVLQFFLSWICARSQNADILIVASFVIGFLKGFMMLWFIRIVKFIFSPKDVRSEFYSYFYPLVFGFGQLSMVLTAELAYHYDWKYMYYFEMALMLLSILTVIICFRQDKDRTGLPIEELHLREMLVAAVGVLMLMYVADYGKMLDWMASFKIRAYLVIGPILIAFFIWLQAHAEKPFVNLAPLYQPKAIVGYLYMMLVMFFSTSTTLLTNYMTSILQVDSARTYLLYIWMLPGYVLGAFICFWWFRWQRWRFRFLIAGGMACFALFFGILYFTVSPESTYEMLFFPVFIRGLGMLVVIIAFALFSVEDLNPKFLLSNAFFLILSRSVLAPIMATSFYSNVLYHLQQKYMHSLSETLTMADPLAASRFSQSLSSGIGQGHGYAEAAQMATSSLYATLQQQSLLLALKDILGWLFIVTLVIAIVSRFIPFHKTIRVTFAKAGDDMV, encoded by the coding sequence ATGATGGATGTAAGGAGTTTGGGACTTCCCGTGCGGAGGTGGGTGCCCGACTGGCTGGCGGTGGCTGCTCTTTTCATCGTAATATTGCCGGTATTGATGGTCAACGGCGCTTATACGGGCAGCATGCTCGAGGTGTCGAATACGCTGGGCACGAATACCGAGGACATCACGATGGCTTATTACGCCGCATCGGCAGGGATGGCAATCGGCTATCCCATTGTACCGAAAGTGCTTTCTGCCTTTCCGGCGAAGCCTTTGCTGCTTGCCGACCTTGTCCTGCAGTTCTTTCTGAGCTGGATTTGCGCCCGCTCACAGAATGCGGACATCCTGATTGTGGCAAGCTTTGTCATCGGCTTCCTGAAGGGGTTCATGATGTTGTGGTTCATCCGTATCGTGAAATTCATCTTCAGCCCGAAGGATGTACGCAGCGAGTTTTACTCGTATTTCTATCCGCTGGTATTCGGGTTCGGACAGCTTTCGATGGTGCTTACGGCAGAACTGGCATACCATTACGACTGGAAGTATATGTATTATTTCGAAATGGCACTGATGCTGCTGAGCATCCTGACGGTAATCATTTGCTTCCGGCAAGACAAGGACAGGACGGGATTGCCGATCGAAGAACTGCATCTGCGCGAAATGCTGGTGGCGGCTGTAGGGGTGCTGATGCTGATGTACGTGGCGGATTATGGGAAGATGCTCGACTGGATGGCCTCTTTCAAGATTCGCGCCTACCTGGTTATCGGCCCCATACTGATTGCCTTTTTCATTTGGTTGCAGGCGCACGCCGAAAAGCCCTTCGTCAATCTGGCTCCCTTGTATCAGCCCAAAGCCATCGTGGGATATCTCTACATGATGCTGGTGATGTTTTTCAGCACGTCTACCACGTTGCTCACCAACTATATGACTTCCATCTTGCAAGTGGATTCCGCGCGTACGTACCTTTTATATATATGGATGCTGCCGGGATATGTGCTGGGGGCGTTCATCTGCTTCTGGTGGTTCAGGTGGCAACGGTGGCGTTTCCGCTTCCTCATAGCCGGAGGCATGGCATGCTTTGCCTTGTTTTTCGGCATATTGTATTTTACGGTTTCGCCGGAAAGCACGTATGAGATGCTGTTTTTCCCCGTGTTTATCCGCGGGCTGGGAATGCTGGTTGTGATTATCGCATTTGCCTTGTTCTCGGTAGAGGACCTGAATCCGAAATTCCTGCTCTCGAATGCTTTTTTCCTGATACTGAGCCGTTCGGTGCTGGCACCGATTATGGCAACTTCGTTTTACAGCAACGTGCTTTACCACCTGCAGCAAAAGTACATGCATTCGTTATCGGAAACCCTGACGATGGCAGACCCGCTGGCGGCATCGCGGTTCTCCCAATCGTTGAGCAGCGGAATAGGGCAAGGACACGGTTATGCCGAAGCGGCACAGATGGCGACTTCTTCGCTTTATGCCACGCTCCAGCAGCAAAGCCTGCTGCTGGCGTTGAAGGACATTCTGGGGTGGCTGTTCATCGTGACGCTGGTGATAGCCATCGTGTCGCGCTTCATTCCATTCCATAAAACCATCCGTGTCACCTTTGCCAAGGCAGGCGATGATATGGTATAA
- a CDS encoding HlyD family secretion protein, whose protein sequence is MGELRIKRERLRKLRMRNRILNVVCIVLAGSGLWWTATYFWRYFNYEVTNDAFIDQYVAPLNVRASGYIKEVRFREHQYVHKGDTLLVLDNSEYLIRVKEAEAALLDARGAQDVLHSGIETSHANIAVQDANIAEAKARLWQLEQDYHRFQRLLKEESIPQQQFEQAKASYEAAQARYQALLEQKRAAQSQYTETSKRTVSAEATILRMEADLDLARLNLSYTILIAPYDGYMGRRTLEPGQYVQAGQTISYLVRGDDKWVTANYKETQIMHIYIGQPVRIKVDALPGRVFRGEVTAISEATGSKYSLVPTDNSAGNFVKVQQRIPVRIDLKDASDDDMRHLRAGMMVETEALRK, encoded by the coding sequence ATGGGAGAACTAAGAATAAAACGAGAAAGACTGAGGAAATTACGTATGCGGAACCGGATATTGAACGTGGTGTGCATCGTCCTTGCCGGTTCCGGACTATGGTGGACCGCCACTTATTTTTGGCGTTATTTCAATTATGAGGTAACCAACGATGCCTTTATCGACCAGTATGTGGCTCCGTTGAATGTCCGGGCATCGGGCTATATCAAGGAAGTGCGTTTCAGAGAACACCAATATGTGCACAAAGGTGATACGTTGCTGGTACTGGACAATAGCGAATACTTGATTCGGGTAAAAGAGGCCGAAGCGGCTTTGCTGGATGCACGGGGAGCACAAGATGTCCTGCATTCGGGCATTGAAACCTCGCACGCCAACATTGCGGTGCAAGACGCCAACATTGCCGAGGCAAAGGCACGCTTGTGGCAACTGGAACAAGACTATCACCGTTTCCAGCGGTTATTGAAAGAAGAATCCATCCCCCAGCAGCAGTTCGAGCAGGCAAAGGCATCGTACGAGGCAGCCCAAGCACGCTATCAGGCTTTGCTGGAGCAAAAACGTGCCGCCCAGTCGCAATATACCGAAACCAGCAAGCGGACCGTAAGCGCCGAGGCCACCATCCTGCGCATGGAGGCAGACCTCGACCTGGCAAGGCTGAACCTGTCGTACACGATACTGATAGCCCCCTACGACGGGTATATGGGCAGGCGCACATTGGAACCGGGGCAATATGTGCAGGCGGGACAGACCATTTCGTATCTGGTAAGAGGGGATGACAAGTGGGTGACCGCCAACTACAAGGAGACTCAGATTATGCATATTTACATCGGACAGCCCGTACGCATCAAGGTAGATGCCTTGCCGGGCAGGGTGTTCCGGGGAGAGGTGACGGCCATATCGGAAGCCACCGGCTCGAAGTATTCGCTGGTGCCGACCGATAATTCGGCAGGAAACTTCGTAAAAGTGCAGCAACGCATTCCGGTGCGCATCGACTTGAAAGACGCGTCGGATGACGACATGCGGCATCTGCGTGCCGGAATGATGGTAGAGACGGAGGCTTTGCGGAAATGA